In Holophagales bacterium, one DNA window encodes the following:
- a CDS encoding aminotransferase class III-fold pyridoxal phosphate-dependent enzyme, producing the protein MAPDPRPRPRARPTSRPIDTTWPSHGRDLAHQHGALLIFDEIVTGFRIARGGGQELFGVMPDLAAFGKAMANGWPISAVVGRRVLLRRWPEIGVDMTWRSETLSLVAARVVLDVLARRPVLSHLAAVGDRLRSGFASAARTAGVDATLTGPSARLTIAFRDQAGLAAHRLLEQFLDECLRRGVVTNGTLLPNAAHDERATERTVEVFRQALAVLGRGVDLGRLEGPGAPRGPWIQGCVDQASERAGRVELAGWLLAEDGRSLTIDLVAADGQVIPAERVRRTDVAAAFPWTRGAQECGWSVRLPPAGREGSERVAPLVLRARYGGRVVFRCGLVVPPSRMPLGEAVALSAGGLVEI; encoded by the coding sequence GTGGCACCGGACCCTCGCCCAAGACCTCGAGCGCGGCCGACAAGTCGGCCGATTGACACCACATGGCCTTCTCATGGAAGGGACCTCGCTCACCAGCACGGTGCCCTGCTGATCTTCGACGAGATCGTCACCGGTTTCCGGATTGCGCGGGGCGGCGGGCAGGAGCTCTTCGGCGTGATGCCGGATCTCGCCGCCTTCGGCAAGGCGATGGCCAACGGCTGGCCGATCTCGGCCGTCGTCGGCCGGCGTGTTCTCTTGCGGCGTTGGCCGGAGATCGGAGTCGACATGACGTGGCGGAGCGAGACGCTCTCGCTCGTCGCCGCCCGCGTTGTGCTCGATGTGCTCGCTCGTCGGCCGGTGCTGAGCCACCTGGCGGCGGTCGGCGACCGCCTGCGGAGCGGCTTCGCATCCGCGGCGAGGACGGCGGGTGTCGACGCCACCCTGACCGGCCCCTCGGCCCGCCTGACCATCGCATTCCGCGATCAGGCAGGCTTGGCGGCCCATCGCCTGCTCGAACAGTTCCTCGACGAGTGCCTGCGTCGCGGAGTGGTGACCAACGGGACGCTGTTGCCCAACGCCGCGCACGACGAGCGAGCGACCGAACGGACCGTCGAGGTCTTCCGTCAAGCGCTCGCCGTGCTCGGACGCGGCGTGGACCTCGGCCGGCTCGAAGGACCGGGGGCGCCGCGAGGGCCCTGGATCCAGGGTTGTGTCGATCAGGCTTCCGAACGAGCGGGCCGGGTCGAGCTCGCCGGTTGGCTGCTCGCCGAGGACGGGCGCTCGCTCACCATCGACTTGGTCGCGGCCGACGGCCAGGTGATCCCCGCCGAGCGGGTCCGCCGGACCGATGTCGCGGCGGCGTTTCCCTGGACCCGCGGCGCCCAGGAGTGCGGCTGGTCCGTTCGCCTTCCTCCCGCCGGCAGGGAGGGGTCGGAGCGCGTTGCACCGCTCGTGCTCCGGGCTCGTTACGGCGGGCGCGTGGTCTTCCGCTGCGGGCTCGTGGTACCCCCGAGTCGAATGCCGCTCGGCGAAGCCGTGGCGCTCTCGGCCGGTGGGCTGGTCGAAATCTGA
- a CDS encoding protein kinase, protein MSESSLPELFARAIELGAEGRSQLLALLDADDPALAARLARLLESAEGGSPLDRSPWDTMRAARGKATPLPERIGPYRVLSELGRGGMARVFLAVEETELYQRQLAVKVLERPAGDADSARRFREEVRLLSTLEHPGIARFLDGGQTEDGHLYLALEHVDGVDLLTWADSHRLATRERVELYLSALAPLRWAHARGVIHRDLKPGHFLVDAEGRPRLLDFGLSKLTDPREPAATTLTATRALTPAYASPEQFVGEAISTASDIYSLGAILYELLCGRRPFADLEERPGAFERAVLDTDPAPPSTVDPLDADLDAICLRALRKNPGDRYRDADALARDLERYLSGAAVEARRGGWRYRSARFVRRHRSGITTAAALALAALATTVALSMSRPSRPAPPPPRPFPFSAVGRLDLDTLRRDFAAAPDDPQAGALLVLRLLPEQRLDEARLVVARLRQIPGREEDALTDYAEAALASRTEQPQRAVVLLRRGLEKAIVGHRGELVGQIRAMLARNLSRLGDREAARQEMELALASFEQAGDHASAGRVLNNLGLDHQRTGDLEVARQLLDRGLHEVQQTDLYPGSLLINLALLDILRGRPDLAEPALRQVAEVRSKESNRRQYGDVLGFLGQSLFELGRTTEAAAQLDAALAILRAPGDFENLQQFLESRAELAYESGRLDEVEPIARELRSAAEGAGTPLPLALARGLEARLAAARGEIEPMRRGFADSLNVLDENGDLDNAVEIGAAHATAEWRAGSSSLARGAAEAVIRRYPEGAREVRAIYLARCLRLRTLADDGELEAASRELALLGDGDSAPAPGRRIAFLLARAALARAEGRLPAARADLDSALAIATAAGRKLDELDVRLAQATLASAVAHAPLRELAREADSLGLELWAQRARTAVAQQDPR, encoded by the coding sequence ATGAGCGAGAGCTCACTCCCTGAGCTCTTCGCGAGAGCAATCGAGCTCGGCGCCGAGGGCCGGAGTCAGCTGCTGGCGCTACTCGATGCCGACGATCCGGCGCTCGCTGCCCGGCTAGCACGCTTGCTCGAAAGCGCCGAGGGCGGCTCGCCACTCGACCGTTCGCCCTGGGACACCATGCGTGCAGCCCGCGGAAAGGCCACTCCACTCCCCGAGCGGATCGGTCCCTATCGCGTGCTCTCCGAGCTTGGCCGCGGCGGCATGGCCCGCGTCTTTCTCGCCGTCGAAGAGACCGAGCTCTACCAGCGCCAGCTGGCCGTCAAGGTTCTCGAGCGACCAGCCGGCGATGCGGATTCGGCCCGCCGATTCCGCGAAGAGGTCCGCCTGCTTTCCACCCTCGAGCACCCGGGCATCGCGCGTTTTCTCGACGGAGGCCAGACCGAGGACGGTCACCTCTATCTCGCCCTCGAACACGTCGACGGCGTGGATCTCTTGACCTGGGCAGACAGTCATCGGCTGGCGACCCGCGAACGCGTCGAGCTGTATCTCTCCGCCCTTGCGCCACTACGCTGGGCCCATGCTCGCGGTGTCATCCACCGCGACCTGAAGCCCGGGCACTTCCTCGTCGACGCGGAAGGGCGCCCTCGGCTCCTCGACTTCGGTCTCTCCAAGCTGACCGACCCGCGCGAACCCGCGGCGACGACGCTCACCGCCACTCGGGCGCTAACCCCGGCGTACGCGAGCCCCGAGCAGTTTGTCGGCGAAGCGATCTCGACGGCGTCCGACATCTACTCGCTCGGCGCGATCCTCTACGAGCTCCTGTGCGGTCGTCGGCCGTTCGCCGACCTCGAAGAGCGACCGGGGGCGTTCGAACGGGCCGTGCTCGACACCGATCCAGCACCCCCGTCGACCGTCGATCCGCTCGATGCGGACCTCGATGCCATCTGTCTCAGGGCGTTGCGCAAGAACCCCGGCGACCGCTATCGCGACGCCGACGCACTGGCGCGTGATCTTGAGCGCTACCTGTCCGGCGCCGCGGTCGAGGCCAGGCGCGGCGGGTGGCGCTATCGCAGCGCGCGCTTCGTGCGGCGTCATCGCAGCGGCATCACGACCGCCGCCGCGCTCGCCCTCGCGGCTCTCGCCACCACCGTGGCGCTGTCGATGTCCCGGCCGAGTCGGCCTGCGCCCCCACCGCCCCGTCCGTTCCCGTTTTCGGCCGTGGGGAGGCTCGATCTGGACACGCTGCGCCGCGACTTCGCCGCCGCACCCGATGATCCGCAGGCCGGTGCGCTCCTTGTTCTCCGCCTGCTACCCGAGCAACGTCTCGACGAGGCTCGCCTGGTGGTGGCTCGACTGCGCCAGATCCCCGGCAGAGAGGAAGACGCACTGACCGACTACGCGGAGGCGGCCCTCGCTTCGCGCACCGAGCAACCGCAACGCGCCGTCGTGCTCCTGCGTCGAGGGCTGGAGAAGGCCATCGTGGGGCACCGGGGAGAGCTCGTGGGCCAGATCCGCGCGATGCTGGCCCGCAACCTCTCTAGACTCGGCGATCGCGAGGCGGCCCGTCAAGAGATGGAGTTGGCGTTGGCGAGCTTCGAGCAAGCGGGCGATCACGCCTCCGCGGGCCGAGTGCTCAACAACCTGGGGCTCGATCATCAGCGAACCGGAGATCTCGAGGTCGCCCGACAGCTTCTCGATCGGGGCCTGCACGAAGTGCAGCAGACCGACCTCTATCCTGGCTCGCTGCTGATCAATCTCGCCCTGCTGGACATTCTCCGCGGTCGTCCTGATCTGGCCGAGCCGGCGCTGCGGCAAGTCGCCGAGGTTCGGAGCAAGGAGTCGAATCGACGGCAGTACGGCGACGTTCTCGGCTTCCTCGGTCAGTCGCTTTTCGAGCTCGGCCGCACGACCGAGGCTGCGGCGCAGCTCGACGCCGCCTTGGCCATCCTGCGTGCCCCCGGCGATTTCGAGAACCTCCAACAGTTCCTCGAGAGCCGGGCCGAGCTGGCCTACGAGTCCGGACGACTCGACGAAGTCGAACCGATCGCCCGCGAGCTGCGGAGCGCTGCGGAGGGCGCGGGAACGCCGCTGCCGTTGGCGCTAGCGCGCGGCCTCGAGGCTAGGCTGGCGGCAGCCCGCGGAGAGATCGAACCGATGCGCAGAGGTTTCGCCGACTCTCTCAACGTCTTGGACGAGAACGGCGACCTCGACAACGCGGTCGAGATCGGCGCGGCTCACGCCACCGCCGAGTGGCGGGCGGGAAGTTCTTCGTTGGCGCGGGGCGCCGCGGAAGCCGTGATCCGTCGGTACCCCGAAGGCGCTCGGGAGGTCCGCGCCATCTACCTCGCCCGCTGCCTGCGCCTCCGCACGCTCGCCGACGACGGCGAGCTGGAAGCGGCGTCTCGCGAGCTCGCGCTGCTTGGCGATGGGGACTCCGCACCGGCCCCTGGTCGTCGCATCGCCTTCCTGCTGGCGCGTGCCGCGCTGGCGCGCGCCGAGGGGCGACTCCCCGCGGCGCGAGCGGATCTCGACTCGGCGCTCGCAATCGCCACGGCGGCCGGCCGAAAGCTCGACGAGCTCGATGTGCGCCTGGCACAAGCGACGCTCGCTTCGGCGGTGGCGCACGCGCCGCTCCGCGAGCTCGCGCGCGAAGCGGACTCTCTCGGGCTTGAGCTGTGGGCGCAACGGGCGCGCACCGCGGTGGCGCAGCAGGATCCCAGGTAG
- a CDS encoding sigma-70 family RNA polymerase sigma factor has translation MDPRAQISSLLSAVEAGDGSATEALFAALYRELRHLAQRELRRCGPGAALGVTSLLHETYLVMAQREGASFPDRARLFAYAARVMRGLIIDGLRRKQARKRGGAFEITALDGHDVAQAGRDGDTEEIARLGEALDRLAEIEPEIAHIVDLKFFCGFTFGEIAELRGVSERTVQRHWDKARIYLRETLREGPAL, from the coding sequence GTGGACCCTCGAGCTCAGATCTCCTCGCTCTTGTCTGCCGTCGAGGCGGGCGACGGCTCGGCCACCGAGGCTCTCTTCGCCGCGCTCTATCGCGAGCTCCGTCACTTGGCGCAGCGTGAGCTCCGCCGATGCGGGCCGGGGGCGGCGCTTGGCGTCACCAGCCTCTTGCACGAGACGTATCTGGTGATGGCGCAGCGGGAGGGCGCTTCCTTTCCCGATCGCGCCCGGCTCTTCGCCTATGCCGCCCGCGTGATGCGCGGCCTGATCATCGACGGTTTGCGCCGCAAGCAGGCGCGCAAGCGAGGCGGAGCCTTCGAGATCACCGCCCTCGATGGGCACGACGTGGCCCAAGCGGGACGCGACGGCGACACCGAGGAGATCGCCCGGCTCGGCGAAGCGCTCGACAGACTCGCCGAGATCGAGCCCGAGATCGCCCATATCGTCGATCTGAAGTTCTTCTGCGGCTTCACCTTCGGCGAGATCGCCGAGCTCCGCGGAGTGAGCGAGCGGACCGTCCAGAGACACTGGGACAAAGCGCGCATCTACCTGCGCGAGACCTTGCGGGAGGGCCCCGCTCTTTGA
- a CDS encoding LysE family translocator produces the protein MIDPSRYLLFLATAGALVLAPGPGQALVLSRTLAGGRRVGMLTALGLNVGTLFHAAGAALGLSALLARSATAFTAVQLAGAAYLVLLGLRAIGGSSARAATTEPRAPAAGLVFLQAVASGVLNPKVALFFLAFLPQFVEAERGFVFLQFLLLGATMALLDVLYEAGLIWLATGLGKCRTIGARVGRWQERISGFVLVTLGLRLARQTAH, from the coding sequence GTGATCGATCCGAGCAGATACCTTCTTTTTCTGGCCACGGCGGGAGCGCTGGTGCTCGCTCCTGGACCGGGACAGGCACTGGTGCTCTCGCGGACCCTCGCGGGAGGGCGGCGCGTCGGAATGCTGACGGCGCTCGGGCTGAACGTCGGCACTCTCTTCCATGCGGCTGGCGCCGCACTCGGCCTTTCGGCGCTCCTCGCTCGCTCGGCGACCGCTTTCACGGCCGTGCAGCTCGCCGGCGCGGCCTACCTGGTCCTGCTCGGTTTGCGGGCGATCGGTGGGAGCAGCGCGCGAGCCGCCACCACAGAACCCAGAGCACCCGCAGCGGGCCTCGTCTTCCTGCAGGCGGTGGCGAGTGGCGTGCTCAATCCCAAGGTCGCCCTCTTCTTTCTGGCGTTTCTCCCACAGTTCGTCGAAGCGGAGCGCGGGTTCGTGTTCCTTCAGTTCCTTCTGCTCGGTGCGACGATGGCGCTGCTCGATGTCCTCTACGAAGCAGGGCTGATCTGGCTCGCCACGGGACTCGGAAAATGTCGAACGATCGGCGCGCGAGTCGGGCGCTGGCAGGAACGAATCTCCGGCTTCGTGCTCGTGACTCTGGGGCTCCGCCTGGCCCGCCAGACCGCACACTGA
- a CDS encoding DUF1761 domain-containing protein — translation MKILPVIVAGFSYFALGGLWFTPLFGRQWDTAVGFQRPPKWRPTWEYYLVPLAGCLIAVSAAAFLLESAHAHSLVDHLRLGAVVGLGFGATITTVNAVAPNMPRPGLYAAVVGSYHLVGLVLASLVLYGLS, via the coding sequence ATGAAGATCCTTCCCGTCATCGTGGCCGGTTTCAGCTACTTCGCTCTCGGCGGGCTTTGGTTCACGCCGTTGTTCGGTCGGCAGTGGGACACCGCCGTCGGTTTTCAACGCCCGCCGAAGTGGCGACCGACATGGGAGTACTACCTCGTGCCCCTGGCCGGCTGCCTGATCGCCGTTTCCGCCGCAGCTTTCCTGCTCGAATCCGCCCACGCTCATTCACTCGTCGATCACCTGCGCCTCGGGGCCGTCGTCGGGCTCGGCTTCGGCGCCACCATCACCACGGTCAATGCCGTCGCTCCGAACATGCCGCGACCCGGTCTCTACGCGGCTGTTGTCGGCTCCTATCACTTGGTCGGTCTCGTGCTCGCATCGCTGGTCCTCTATGGGCTGTCATGA
- a CDS encoding alpha/beta hydrolase yields MQALANITTVAYGEQAGQEGDLWLAGAAQAPFAPVVVLLHGGFWRMPWGREQLDGVAQDLAVRGFAVWNVGYRRLGQPGGGWPGTFEDVAAAVDHLTVLASHGAPLDLSRVVVAGHSAGGQLALWAVARRRAASSRGPRRVLPAAAVGLAPVADLRTAAEQRLGHGAVADLVGGSPAEVPARYAAVSPRDLLPLGAPQLLLHGVRDAAVPVAASRAYVAAAREAGDEVSWVELPDSEHMDFVRVESAAHAAFRRWLLRWAESVVTTAKG; encoded by the coding sequence ATGCAGGCACTTGCGAACATCACGACCGTTGCCTATGGCGAGCAGGCTGGCCAGGAGGGGGATCTCTGGCTCGCGGGCGCGGCGCAGGCGCCGTTCGCTCCCGTCGTCGTGCTCCTCCATGGCGGCTTCTGGCGAATGCCATGGGGACGGGAGCAGCTGGACGGCGTCGCGCAAGATCTCGCGGTGCGAGGGTTCGCGGTCTGGAATGTGGGCTATCGCCGGCTCGGTCAGCCTGGAGGCGGCTGGCCCGGGACCTTCGAGGACGTCGCCGCAGCGGTTGACCACCTGACGGTGCTCGCGAGTCATGGCGCGCCCCTCGACCTTTCCCGCGTCGTCGTCGCGGGGCACTCGGCAGGGGGGCAACTCGCGCTCTGGGCGGTCGCCCGGCGCCGCGCAGCGTCCTCCCGTGGCCCTCGCCGGGTACTCCCGGCGGCCGCGGTGGGGCTCGCGCCGGTCGCCGATCTGCGAACGGCCGCGGAGCAGCGGCTCGGCCACGGAGCGGTTGCCGATCTGGTCGGCGGGAGCCCGGCGGAGGTGCCCGCTCGCTATGCTGCCGTTTCGCCGCGCGACCTCTTGCCGCTCGGAGCTCCGCAGCTGCTGCTGCACGGCGTCCGCGATGCCGCCGTGCCCGTCGCCGCCTCGCGAGCGTACGTGGCGGCAGCTCGCGAGGCGGGAGACGAGGTCTCCTGGGTCGAGCTTCCGGACAGTGAGCACATGGACTTCGTGCGAGTGGAGAGCGCGGCCCACGCGGCGTTTCGGCGTTGGCTGTTGCGGTGGGCCGAGAGCGTCGTGACCACCGCGAAAGGCTGA
- a CDS encoding serine/threonine protein kinase: MSPHLDQLLALPVEKRADYLRELGMGEPELAVDLGRLLAEGEAMRAEAFLEGDPESLLAGRSLAGQVFGAYALERPLGSGGMGTVWLARRSDGRFEGQAAVKLLSVALLGPAGQERFRREGSILARLRHPHIARLIDAGVTEIGQPYLVLEYVAGEPIDQYADNRSLDIRARIRLFLGVAEAVAHAHANLVVHRDLKPSNVLVSEEGQVKLLDFGIATILDADTEDGRNGQATLGTWAFTPAFATPEQVTGEAVTTATDVYALGGLLYLLLTGRFAVGSPAASPAEMLKAIVDTQPARLSEAVSDSQKSPTATLAVVAGQRSSTPERLRRELRGDLDTIVAQALKKDPTQRYESAAAFADDLRRFLSDHPIQARPDSWTYRLGKFVRRNLRPLAATVAGLSVLATVLVTASVRLRRERDRATAVSEFLTEILVQADPFWTGRTETSVEGLLDSSVERAKAVLGRQPEARIEVLRTVGRIQLRRGQAERAYAILREAVDLGELTQGSSLLVAKTLNDLGIAELELARFPEAIATLEKALAMRRRFQGEEHEEVAAAEVDLGRAYYDTGQFPRAEPLFRSSLATRRKVLGLQAHDTATSMSDLALLLRMTGQRGEAEKLFREALAVTRAASGADHPDTATSLSNLALVVDERGAHAEAEALFREALEISAHALGAEHPLHAQRRSNFAGVLRQLGRLDEAEREAAEALRLSRSSYGNDHPTVARQEVMLARVLLDRQRPREAEPLLAHALAVQKAAFAADDWRIGTSLSLLGAAHVALERWDEAEQELLAARQILDRDLGPESLEAREARDNDQRLAALARLRVRANGAAAPPSSDGDAAQVPTVRR; this comes from the coding sequence GTGAGCCCACACCTTGACCAGCTTCTGGCACTTCCGGTCGAGAAGCGCGCCGACTACCTTCGAGAGCTGGGGATGGGCGAGCCCGAGCTAGCGGTCGACCTCGGTCGGCTCCTTGCCGAAGGAGAGGCGATGCGTGCCGAGGCGTTCCTCGAAGGCGATCCGGAATCGCTGCTCGCCGGGCGCTCGCTGGCGGGGCAGGTTTTCGGTGCATATGCCCTGGAGCGACCGCTGGGTAGCGGCGGTATGGGGACGGTCTGGCTCGCGCGCCGCAGCGACGGCCGCTTCGAAGGCCAAGCGGCAGTCAAGCTCCTCTCCGTTGCTCTTCTTGGTCCGGCGGGACAGGAGCGCTTTCGCCGGGAGGGTTCGATTCTTGCCCGGCTTCGACATCCGCACATCGCCCGACTGATCGACGCCGGCGTCACGGAAATCGGCCAGCCCTATCTCGTGCTCGAGTATGTCGCGGGCGAGCCGATCGACCAGTACGCGGACAACCGGTCGCTCGACATCCGTGCGCGCATTCGCCTCTTCCTCGGCGTGGCCGAGGCCGTGGCCCACGCTCACGCCAATCTCGTCGTCCACCGCGATCTCAAGCCTTCCAACGTCCTGGTTTCGGAGGAAGGTCAGGTCAAGCTGCTCGACTTCGGGATCGCCACGATTCTCGATGCGGACACCGAGGACGGCCGGAACGGGCAAGCGACGCTGGGCACGTGGGCCTTCACCCCGGCGTTCGCCACGCCGGAGCAGGTGACGGGCGAAGCCGTCACCACGGCGACGGATGTCTACGCGCTCGGAGGCCTGCTGTACCTCCTTCTCACCGGCAGATTCGCGGTGGGGAGCCCGGCTGCTTCGCCGGCCGAGATGCTCAAGGCGATCGTCGACACTCAGCCGGCTCGCCTTTCGGAGGCGGTGAGCGACTCCCAGAAATCGCCGACTGCAACGCTGGCCGTCGTCGCCGGCCAACGTTCGTCGACGCCCGAACGACTGCGCCGCGAGCTGCGTGGCGATCTCGACACGATCGTCGCGCAAGCGCTCAAGAAGGACCCGACGCAACGATACGAGTCGGCCGCCGCGTTCGCCGACGACCTGCGCCGGTTCCTCTCCGACCACCCGATCCAGGCACGGCCCGACTCGTGGACCTATCGCCTCGGCAAGTTCGTGCGGCGGAACCTGCGGCCGCTGGCAGCGACCGTTGCCGGCCTCTCGGTGCTCGCCACCGTCCTCGTCACCGCGAGCGTTCGCTTGCGGCGCGAGCGCGATCGCGCCACGGCGGTGAGCGAATTCCTCACCGAGATCCTGGTTCAGGCCGATCCCTTCTGGACCGGGCGCACGGAGACTTCCGTCGAGGGCCTGCTCGACTCTTCCGTCGAGCGGGCGAAGGCAGTGCTCGGACGCCAACCGGAAGCGCGGATCGAGGTCCTGCGCACGGTCGGGCGGATCCAGCTACGCCGAGGCCAAGCCGAGCGTGCGTACGCGATTCTGCGGGAGGCAGTCGACCTCGGCGAACTGACGCAGGGCTCCTCGCTTCTCGTCGCCAAGACGCTCAACGATCTGGGAATCGCCGAGCTCGAGCTCGCTCGCTTCCCCGAGGCCATCGCGACGCTCGAGAAGGCTCTCGCGATGCGCCGCCGCTTCCAGGGCGAGGAGCACGAGGAGGTAGCGGCCGCTGAAGTCGATCTCGGACGTGCCTACTACGACACCGGGCAGTTCCCACGCGCCGAGCCGCTCTTTCGCAGCTCGTTGGCCACCCGTCGGAAGGTCCTGGGACTGCAGGCCCACGACACGGCTACCAGCATGAGCGACCTGGCGCTGTTGCTGCGGATGACCGGTCAGCGTGGTGAGGCTGAGAAGCTCTTTCGCGAGGCGCTCGCGGTGACGCGGGCCGCGAGCGGCGCCGACCACCCTGACACCGCGACGTCGCTCTCGAATCTGGCCCTGGTGGTCGACGAGCGAGGCGCTCACGCCGAGGCCGAGGCGCTCTTCCGCGAGGCGCTCGAGATCAGCGCTCACGCCCTGGGAGCAGAGCATCCGCTGCACGCCCAGCGGCGCTCGAACTTCGCCGGCGTCCTGCGACAGCTCGGCCGCCTCGACGAGGCGGAGCGAGAGGCCGCCGAGGCGCTGCGGCTGTCTCGCTCCTCCTATGGCAACGATCATCCGACCGTCGCTCGCCAGGAGGTCATGCTGGCCCGCGTTCTGCTCGACCGCCAGCGCCCGCGCGAGGCCGAGCCGCTCCTGGCGCATGCGCTGGCTGTCCAGAAGGCGGCCTTCGCTGCCGACGACTGGCGCATCGGGACCTCTCTCAGCCTGCTCGGTGCGGCGCACGTCGCGCTCGAACGGTGGGACGAGGCGGAGCAAGAGCTCCTGGCCGCGCGTCAGATCCTCGACCGGGATCTCGGCCCCGAGAGTCTCGAAGCACGTGAGGCCCGCGATAACGATCAGCGGTTGGCCGCCTTGGCGCGGCTGCGCGTGCGAGCTAACGGCGCGGCGGCGCCGCCGAGTAGCGACGGCGACGCCGCCCAGGTCCCCACCGTTCGTCGCTAG
- a CDS encoding acyl-CoA thioesterase, with translation MNGWPVQPRAAALQDETIAMKLLFRLFGVLAGPTSRPPQEPGDTCITRWRVLPSDVDLFGHMNNSRYQAIMDLGRIDYLRRCDLLKGVVRNRWIAPVGSAHLQFRKQLAPLERYELHTTLMHWDERWFYFRQQFFRRGDRVRPVCTGYVTTLFVGREGPVPTAHVVPELSGRELAPPPLTDELRYAFHLEMSAIALANGRAESPSPQPPCLPSGAPSTANRQPGAVAR, from the coding sequence ATGAACGGCTGGCCGGTCCAACCGCGGGCCGCTGCGCTCCAGGACGAGACGATAGCCATGAAACTCCTCTTTCGCCTTTTCGGCGTTCTCGCCGGACCCACCTCCAGACCACCGCAAGAGCCTGGGGACACCTGCATCACTCGCTGGAGGGTACTCCCCAGCGACGTGGACCTGTTCGGTCACATGAACAACAGCCGCTACCAAGCGATCATGGACCTCGGTCGCATCGACTACCTGCGCCGCTGTGATCTCTTGAAGGGCGTCGTGCGCAACCGCTGGATTGCACCGGTGGGCAGCGCACATCTCCAGTTCCGCAAGCAGCTCGCTCCACTTGAGCGCTACGAGTTGCACACCACGCTGATGCACTGGGACGAGCGCTGGTTCTACTTTCGGCAGCAGTTCTTCCGCCGCGGCGATCGCGTGCGCCCGGTCTGCACCGGCTACGTGACGACACTCTTCGTAGGGCGCGAAGGTCCTGTGCCTACCGCGCACGTGGTACCGGAGTTGTCTGGCCGCGAGCTCGCGCCTCCTCCCCTGACCGATGAGCTGCGCTACGCGTTCCACCTCGAGATGTCTGCCATCGCGTTGGCGAATGGACGCGCCGAGTCGCCATCACCGCAGCCGCCATGCCTTCCGAGCGGTGCCCCGAGCACCGCGAACCGGCAGCCAGGCGCCGTCGCGCGCTAA
- a CDS encoding VOC family protein encodes MDSKLPLRSLDYTVIFARQMARMRDFYGVVLGLTQHRELGPQWVEYRVGSSILALTERGLLFDDPAPPIGVLSLQLAFRVAPAEVARCADTLHERGVDVLSGPTDQPWGHRTLFFRDPDGNVVEIFAEL; translated from the coding sequence ATGGATTCCAAGCTTCCGCTTCGCAGTCTCGACTACACCGTGATCTTCGCGCGCCAGATGGCTCGGATGCGTGACTTCTATGGCGTCGTACTCGGCCTTACCCAGCATCGCGAGCTCGGACCCCAGTGGGTCGAATACCGGGTCGGCTCGAGCATCCTCGCACTGACCGAGCGCGGCCTCCTGTTCGACGACCCCGCCCCTCCGATCGGCGTGTTGTCGCTGCAGCTGGCGTTTCGGGTCGCACCCGCAGAGGTCGCGCGGTGTGCCGACACCCTGCACGAGCGTGGAGTCGATGTCCTTTCCGGGCCGACGGACCAGCCTTGGGGTCATCGCACGCTGTTCTTCCGCGACCCCGACGGCAACGTCGTCGAGATCTTCGCCGAGCTCTGA